One region of Primulina tabacum isolate GXHZ01 chromosome 1, ASM2559414v2, whole genome shotgun sequence genomic DNA includes:
- the LOC142547415 gene encoding F-box protein At5g46170-like, whose translation MNPGEEIEILGFDDDLFDRLPDEIVLSIFNKLQDAKSLCLSMSVCKRFNSIVPKVDEVFLSIPWKRGREGGKECEEISSKNLFRNFVGRALMRFKPIRFISRMMRFRSRNGDNSCDYCSHYVPNGVLKPFDELRALHLRLPCHGFQKLGSRNGESGGNSTTFLKWKAEFGSQLQSCVIVGAKSWSEKCENHVVNSVEAEQESRVMTEAELKLRIVWTLSCLIAASARHYLIQETVKDRKMVENVVVSDESEQGMICMSKEQIEEMKGKGKGGILTDCRSLRMKIWYAEKMKLPGCGKVMEGATLVVIRPDSCGEGKWRRSNADLVAAAFGGEGEEKLVREFARKLVVIKKCLTLEMNAF comes from the coding sequence ATGAATCCCGGAGAAGAGATTGAAATTCTTGGGTTTGATGATGATTTGTTCGATCGTCTGCCAGATGAGATTGTTCTTTCAATCTTCAATAAGCTGCAGGATGCAAAGTCTCTGTGTTTGTCCATGTCTGTGTGCAAACGGTTTAATTCCATTGTACCTAAAGTTGATGAAGTTTTCCTCTCCATCCCATGGAAAAGGGGAAGAGAGGGTGGCAAAGAATGTGAAGAGATTTCTTCCAAGAATTTGTTCAGGAATTTTGTTGGAAGAGCCCTGATGAGATTTAAACCCATCCGTTTTATTTCTCGGATGATGAGGTTCAGATCAAGAAACGGGGATAACAGCTGTGATTACTGTTCCCATTATGTGCCGAATGGTGTCTTGAAGCCGTTTGATGAATTGCGAGCGCTTCATCTCAGGCTACCGTGCCATGGATTTCAGAAATTGGGCTCAAGAAATGGTGAGAGCGGCGGTAATTCGACGACTTTTCTGAAGTGGAAGGCGGAGTTCGGGAGCCAACTGCAGAGCTGTGTGATTGTTGGAGCTAAATCTTGGTCCGAAAAGTGTGAAAACCATGTGGTTAATTCGGTAGAAGCAGAGCAGGAATCGCGTGTGATGACGGAAGCCGAGCTGAAACTAAGGATTGTGTGGACGCTTTCTTGCTTGATCGCGGCATCCGCCAGGCATTACTTGATTCAAGAAACGGTGAAAGATCGGAAAATGGTCGAGAACGTGGTGGTTTCGGATGAGAGTGAGCAGGGAATGATTTGCATGAGCAAAGAACAGATTGAAGAGATGAAGGGAAAGGGGAAAGGTGGGATCTTGACGGATTGCAGGAGTTTGAGGATGAAGATATGGTATGCGGAGAAGATGAAGCTGCCGGGTTGTGGGAAGGTTATGGAGGGGGCTACGCTGGTGGTGATAAGGCCAGATTCCTGCGGAGAGGGGAAGTGGAGGAGGAGTAACGCCGACTTGGTGGCGGCGGCGTTTGGTGGCGAGGGGGAGGAGAAGTTGGTGAGGGAATTTGCCAGGAAATTGGTGGTGATAAAGAAATGTTTGACGCTGGAGATGAATGCATTTTGA